One Sander vitreus isolate 19-12246 chromosome 23, sanVit1, whole genome shotgun sequence DNA window includes the following coding sequences:
- the arl1 gene encoding ADP-ribosylation factor-like protein 1 codes for MGGFFSSLFSGLFGTREMRILILGLDGAGKTTILYRLQVGEVVTTIPTIGFNVETVTYRNLKFQVWDLGGQTSIRPYWRCYYSNTDAVIYVVDSSDRDRMGISKSELVAMLEEEELKKAILVVFANKQDMDQAMTPTEVANSLGLPALKDRKWQIFKTSATKGTGLDEAMEWLVDSLKSRQ; via the exons ATGG GTGGTTTCTTCTCTAGTCTCTTCTCGGGCCTGTTCGGCACCAGGGAGATGAGGATTCTGATCCTGGGTTTGGACGGTGCAGGAAAAACCACTATTCTATACCGGCTGCAGGTTGGAGAGGTGGTCACCACAATCCCCA CAATCGGCTTCAACGTCGAGACAGTCACATACAGAAATCTGAAGTTCCAGGTGTGGGATCTGGGAGGACAGACAAGTATCAg GCCCTACTGGCGGTGTTACTACTCCAACACAGATGCGGTCATCTACGTGGTTGACAGCAGCGACCGCGACAGGATGGGCATCTCAAAGTCTGAGTTGGTGGCCATGTTGGAG GAAGAAGAGCTGAAGAAGGCTATCCTGGTGGTATTTGCAAACAAACAGGACATGGACCAGGCAATGACTCCCACTGAGGTGGCCAACTCTCTGGGCCTTCCCGCCCTCAAAGACAGAAAATGGCAGATCTTCAAGACCTCGGCCACAAAGGGCACAGGCCTGGATGAGGCAATGGAATG GCTGGTGGATTCCCTGAAGAGTCGGCAGTAA